From Primulina huaijiensis isolate GDHJ02 unplaced genomic scaffold, ASM1229523v2 scaffold39093_ERROPOS115441, whole genome shotgun sequence, the proteins below share one genomic window:
- the LOC140968995 gene encoding protein PLASTID TRANSCRIPTIONALLY ACTIVE 7 gives MAALSSTCNGLSYFHCFPKVEVKSENKWRLSCVIRSRDGSISQNSGRSNRKIWRRRKLAKKDYMLDSKMERVPFLEEQVRKIRDTGKMLTMDIERLLLSEDNRFEFVNEIAAEAKQYVENNRDEYGAKKAILHVISNRMNDAGFYRPEAYIEPDPFKPGPGYLRQEL, from the exons ATGGCTGCGTTATCATCAACCTGCAATGGCTTATCATATTTCCATTGTTTTCCC AAAGTTGAAGTGAAATCAGAGAATAAATGGCGATTGAGCTGTGTTATAAGGTCACGG GATGGTTCGATTTCTCAAAATTCAGGCCGCAGCAACAGGAAAATCTGGAGGCGGAGAAAATTG GCTAAGAAAGATTATATGTTGGATTCGAAGATGGAAAGAGTTCCTTTTCTTGAGGAGCAGGTGAGGAAGATAAGAGACACAGGGAAGATGTTGACGATGGACATTGAGAGACTCTTATTATCGGAAGACAATAGGTTTGAATTCGTGAATGAGATAGCTGCAGAGGCGAAGCAGTATGTTGAGAACAACCGCGATGAATATGGTGCAAAGAAAGCAATCCTACACGTCATTAGCAATCGGATGAAtgatgctggattttataggccGGAGGCGTACATAGAACCTGATCCTTTCAAGCCAGGTCCTGGGTACCTGAGACAAGAACTATAG